One genomic segment of Echeneis naucrates chromosome 18, fEcheNa1.1, whole genome shotgun sequence includes these proteins:
- the LOC115058742 gene encoding polyubiquitin has translation MGKIYQVMVHGMRGEKLVIDLCNTEEQMKSMTVLQLKSKIAEKLPIPEGEETLRLIFTDKALDDDSTKLSDYGIQHLSVIHMVIRVPGGLMI, from the exons ATGGGCAAGATCTACCAAGTGATGGTCCATGGAATGAGGGGGGAGAAGCTGGTCATTGACCTGTGTAACACTGAGGAGCAGATGAAGAGCAtgactgtgctgcagctgaagagTAAGATAGCCGAGAAGCTCCCGATCCCGGAAG GAGAAGAGACTCTGCGGCTGATCTTCACAGACAAGGCTCTGGATGACGACTCCACTAAACTGTCTGACTATGGAATCCAGCATTTGTCCGTCATCCACATGGTGATAAGGGTTCCTGGAGGGCTGATGATTTGA